DNA from Rhodothermia bacterium:
TTCTTTACCACCTTCTGGATTTTCTGAAGAGATTCAGGATGCCTACGAGCGCAAAGACACGCTACGTTTACGCAAAGCCTTACAAGCGGCCACTACACAGTCCGAAAAGTTCTTGGCCATCTATCGGCTTTATCCTTTGACCTTGGACAAAAGCCTCCTTCGCAACATCCCAACCGAACTCAAGCAAAGTTCCGCAAGAGAATATGCCCTTTTGGCAGCACTTTGGAGTTACCGCATAAACGAAGACAAAAGTATTCTCATTTCTGCGGGCATGAGAATCAATGGCCTTTTAGACAAAGCAAAAAGACTAAACCCGAACGAACCTGTGTATTTATTAGTGGATGGGCAAGGGCTGTTTTATATGCCAAGCGTGTTCGGGGGGAGCTACAACAAAGCTTTGGTGCGTTTTAGAACAGCTCGCGATGTGATTGTTCGTGAAAAACCCGCCGGACTCAGCCGCTTGGATGCCGAAACGTGGATTTGGTACACCCTGCAAAAACAAAAAGCGGCCAACGCGCAGACGTATAAACAGGAATTATTGGGAAGAGGATTGCCCCAAGTCTATCGCGAATTTTTACTTAGCCCACCATGATGTTTTTGCTTTGGGCTTTGGTTGCCGCCTATTGCGTCCTTTTTGTAAATGTGCTTGCCAATCATTTTTACACCCGAAGAATCGCCCGACGCGCAAAGACAGCCCCAGAGGACTTACCTCGGATCTCGGTGGTTATTCCTGCTCGCAACGAAGCCACCAACCTATTGCGCTTATTGCCGTCCTTGCAGGCGCAAAACTATCCCCGCTTAGAGGTCTTGGTTTATGACGATGCCTCGGAGGACGAAACGTGGGAGGTTATTCAGCGATATGCAACAAATAACTTGCGCGGCATTCGGGGCAATGGCCCTGCAAAAGGATGGTTGGGCAAGCCCCATGCGTTGTTTCAGGCATCAAAACAAGCAACTGGCGAGGTTTTAATATTTTTAGATGCCGATGCCTATTTGCTGCACCCTAATACCCTTTCGCTTCTTGTACGCCAGTTCGCCGCTTTACCCGAAAAAGCCTACTTAAGCGGACTGCCATTGTTGACGGGTGGAGGTTTAATATTGGTGAGTTTAGTCCCTTTCTTGGTCACATCCCTCTTGCCCATGAACCTGATGCGTTTGGCACGTTTTAAAAGCCTGAGCATGATGAATGGGCAGTTCTGGATGATCCGCCGCAGGTTGTATGAAGCACTTCAGCCGCATGAATTTGCGAAAGACCGCATCCTTGAAGATGTAGAAATTGGACGCTATTTAAAAGGAAACCGTGTGATTCCCCATCTTGCGGATATAAAAAACCTGATCTCAGTTAGGATGTACGAGGACTTTAAGGAAGCGTGGCTTGGCTTCCGAAAAAACTTTTATTTGGTGGTTGGTGGCGGAAATCCCTTTTTATTTGGGCTTCTTTGGCTTTTTCTAACGGGGCTTCTGGTCGCTACGTGGTGGGTTTCGCCATGGTTTTTACTGGCAGGATTGGTGCTAAAAACCCTTGTAGATAAAATATCGGGTTTTCCGCTTTGGGTATCGCTTTGCACACCCATTTCTTTTGCTTGCCTTTCCGCATTGTTGTTAGACTCGGCGTTTTCGCATTGGACAGGGCGGATAACTTGGAAAGGCCGACACGTCTAAACCCTTTCGTACAGATTTTCCTTACAGCAAAAGCGTAAACACCGCCGTATATTGGACACTTAGTTTAGATTCAATCCAAATTACGATGAGATATTTCAGTTGGCTACTTGTGGTGATGCTTGCCGCAAGTTGCCATACACCCACAGACGAAACCCTTCGTACACGAGACGCCAAACAACACGCGATGGCGGATATCACGTTGTTAAAAACGGAACTTCGGAACCTCCATCGGGAAATTGCTGCGCCAACGCCTCATCCGCAACAAATTCAGGAGACGTTCCGGTCTGCTCGGCGGCATTACAAAGCTGTAGAGTACCTCGCCGAGTACTTGGTTCCGCGTGTGGCCAAGCGTTTGAACGGGCCTGCCCTTCAAAAGGTGGAAATAGATGCGGACGAAATCACAACCACCGACCCTAACGGCTTTCAGGTGGTAGAGGCACAGCTTTTTCCCGAATATGCACCCCAAAACAAACAAGCCTTAGTCAATGAAGTGGCTTATTTGGTGCAACTCACCGAGCAATTAGAGACCAACCTCTCGGTGAGTACGCTTAAAGACCGACAGCTCTTCGAGGCCATGCGGCTCCAAGTAGTACGTATTTTATCATTGGGAATTTCCGGCTTCGATTCGCCTGTGGCACTCTATTCCCTGCCGGAGTCCGTGGCCAGTTTATCCCGAATGAAGGAAATCCTTGCCCCTTATATGGCAGATGCAGACCTCACAGCCCTGCGAAAGGCACTAACGGGAGCCATTGCATTTTTGAGGAAAAACCCTTTGGATTTTAACGGATTTGATCGTGCGGCCTTTATCCGAGATCACCTCACACCGCTCAGCAAATCACTTTTGGCCGCTCAACAAGCCCTTGACATTCCGGTCTCCACCTATCGTGCGCCATTGCGTCCAGACTTCACGACTGTTTTTAGCGATAAAGCGTTTGATCTTTCTGCCTTTGCACCGAATGATGCCCAAAAGCCAGATCCACTCGAAGCGCATTTGGGAAAAATACTATTTTATGACCCATTCTTGGCCGGAGACGGCGGGCGGAGTTGCGCCTCGTGCCATTTGAATGACCGAGCTTTTACGGATGGCCTACCCTTCGCCACCTCGACAGATGGCAACCAAGACGGGATGCGAAATACGCCCACCATCCTCAATGCGGGTCTTTCCCGCTCCACCGCTTATGACTTGACCGCCTACACCCTCGAAGACCGTGTGGAAAAAGTACTCCTAAACCCAAAAGAACTCCATACCACACCCGAAGCAGTGGGGCAAAAACTTAAGACGGTTCCAGAATACGTAGCCCTTTTTAAGAAATCCTTCCCCACACAAAATCCTACCGATGCACAAATGGGGCGCATGGCGGTGCGGGCCATTTCCTCGTATATGCGCACCTTAACCAGTTTAAATAGCCCTATAGATCGTTTTTTAAGAGGGGAAAAAGTACAGGTCTCTCCAGAAGCGATTCGTGGTTTTAACCTTTTTATGGGTAAAGCAAAATGCGGAACGTGTCACTTTGCACCCTTGTACAATGGGACGGTTCCGCCAGCATATATGGAGGCCGAGTCCGAGGTTTTGGGTGTTCCGGAAAAGCCGCTAACCGCTGGGGCCACCATCAGCCCCGATCTTGGTAAATTTGCACTCCTCAAAATGGACATACATCGGCACGCCTTCAAAACCACCACTGTTCGGAATGCAGCCCTCACAGCTCCTTATATGCACAACGGCGTTTATGCTACACTGGATGATGTTCTGGATTTCTACAACCGAGGCGGTGGAGCAGGCATTGGTATCTCTCTACCCAACCAGACCTTGCCCCCAGACCCGCTGAACCTCACGAAAGACGAGCTTGTGGCGCTCCGACTGTTCATTGAATCCCTTAATGATACTTCTCCCGTTACGCCGCCTGTTCGCGACTTTCCCCCGATTCCGGACGGAAACAAATTTACGCGCAAACGTTAAGTGCAGATATTTCGCCAAAAGACGCATCACTTTGTTGTAATTTGGGATTCGGCTTGTTCGTATCCCTTTTTCCTCGGTGGGCAGTTCCTCTATTCGGTACAAATGGCTATGTTTAAAACCCTATAGCCATGAGAATATTTTTAGGTACACCACCGTGGTTTTCGCCTGCGTTATCATCATGATCCATAAAAAAATGATTGATTTTCCGAACGTCCTCCACTTCTGGACGGCTAAAAATCCATTGGGGCATGGATTGGGCAGACTGGATTTCCTTAAAGTCCTTTACAAGGGAGCAACGGATGGTATGGTGGTGCGTACATCTTCTCCGTTAGTCACCCCAAAAGACCAAGTGGCGAGCTTTGTCGTCATTCTTGCTCCGATGTTAACCCCGATCTTATGAAGCCCGAAGAAGCACAACTTCATCGCCACATTCTTGCATTAGATGGCTTCCGAGGGCTGGCTGTTTTTTTGGTGATGTTCGACCATTTCACCGATATGGGCGGATTGTTGAAAGGTGGGACGGCGATACAGCGCCTCCTCAATGGCGGATACATCGGTGTAGATATGTTCTTTATTTTATCTGGTTTTTTGATTACAGGTATTTTATTGGACACCAAAGGTAGCCAGAATTATTTTTCGGCATTTTATGCCCGTCGCACCCTTAGAATTTTCCCGCTTTATTACTTTGTACTGGCCGTTGCATATGGCTCCGCGCCATTTTTGTCGCCCCAAAACAACTTAAGTCTTACCGGGCCAAACTCGCCGCTTTGGTATTGGCTGTATGTTTCTAACTTTGGAACGATTGTAAAAGGAGACTGGTTGTTGTCTCCTTACTGGCTCAATTTAGGCCACTTGTGGTCACTTTCCATCGAAGAACAGTTTTACCTTATATGGCCTTTGGTGGTCTTTATTTTTCCCAAGAAGCACCTCCAAACTGTTTGCTGGGTATTGGTTGCCACAGCGGTTTCGCTCCGGCTCTATTATTTAAAAACAGAAGGTGATTACTCTTTGATGGCCTATTTATTCACCTTTGCGCGGCTCAACACCTTGGCCATTGGGGCTTGGTTGGCCATTGCCTTCCGCGATTCCGTGCTATGGGAGCAGGTTCGTGCCCTCCGATGGTGGGTATTTTGGATAAGCGGGGTGCTTTATTTTTCGGTAAGAACTTACTGGATAGATGGCCGGCATTACGAAGACGTTTTTGCCATGTTTTTCTTCTCCGCGCTTTTGGTTTTGGCCATACAAGAAAAAGGGGCACAGCCTTGGAAACTTTTTTTGCAATCTCGGCCTTTGGTTTTTTTGGGAAAATACAGCTATGCACTTTATATTTATCATCATTTGCTAAAGCCGATTTTCTGGATCAAGTTGTACAATGGTATCTTGATCCCAACATTTGGTGAAGGCTGGCTGGGGGTAATTGCCTATATTTGTATTGCCTCATCCGTTACTATTACTCTTGCTCTCCTAAGTTGGCACTTATTAGAATGGCCCCTTCAGCGGCTTAAGAAGCGGTTTCCTTACCGACCCGCTGCGCCAACTTCCCAAGCCGCGACCACCTAAACAATACGTGAAACATGGCCCGAACGCCACAATCCACTACCACCCGTTATTTGATGTTTAGTCTGGCTCTCGCACTTGCCGCCTATTTTGCATATAAAGGGGAGTGGGATAAGGTGAGTCTTTTTGTCTTGACGATACTCCTGTTGCTCTGGGCATATTTGCGACACGGAAGTGTTTGGTTGGCTTTTTGGCACTTCCAACGTGGAAATTTTGAACGTACCGAGGGTATGCTCAAAACCCTTACGCCCGAAACCTTAGACAGTACAAACCAAAGTTATTATTTTTGGCTAAAAGGGTTGATGGAAGCCCGTGTTAATGCACTTTCCGCTGCAAAAGCATCCTTCGACCAAGTAGAACCCAAACGCTTGATCAACGAAACCCATCGAAAAAACTTCCTTGCCCATGTGGAACAGGTGCATACCCGACTCCAATAAAAACAATACCATCATGAAAAAATGCTCGCTACTGCTGCTCTTCTTACCCATTTTGGCGTTTGCTCAAACCTCTCCCAAGTATGAAATGCGGGGCGCTTGGGTGGCTACGGTGCTTGGATTGGATTGGCCTACTGCCGGCGCATCTCCAGCCAACCAACAAGCCGCACTCCGCACCATGTTCGACAACCTAAAGGCCGCCGGAATCAATGCGGTCATTTTTCAGGTGCGCTCGGAGTCCGATGCCATGTATAAATCGGAGTTAGAACCTTGGTCTATTTACCTAACCAACCAACAGGGAAAGGCCCCATCACCGGAGTGGGATCCGCTCGAATTTGCGATTGTCGAGGCACACAAACGGGGTATGGAACTCCATGCGTGGATTAACCCTTATCGGGTTATCCGCGACAATGCCGGAACTTATCCAAAAGCGGCCAACCACATCTCGGTTAAGAAACCCGAATGGATGCTGAAAGTGGGCAATGTCACCATTATAGACCCCGGTATTCCCGATGCCCGTAACTACATTATTCAGGTGGCAATGGATATTGTGAATCGCTACGACGTGGATGGTCTGCACTACGACGACTACTTTTACCCATACGGTGGGATGAGCAACGAAGACCTTAATACGTTCACCACCTATGGTGCAGGCTTCCGCTCGATAGACGAGTGGCGGCGGTACAATATCAACGAATTTGTTAAAAAATTGGGCGAGCAAATTCGTTTGGCTAAACCTTGGGTCAAGCATGGTGTTAGTCCATTCGGGATTTGGAAAAGTGGC
Protein-coding regions in this window:
- a CDS encoding cytochrome C peroxidase, which gives rise to MRYFSWLLVVMLAASCHTPTDETLRTRDAKQHAMADITLLKTELRNLHREIAAPTPHPQQIQETFRSARRHYKAVEYLAEYLVPRVAKRLNGPALQKVEIDADEITTTDPNGFQVVEAQLFPEYAPQNKQALVNEVAYLVQLTEQLETNLSVSTLKDRQLFEAMRLQVVRILSLGISGFDSPVALYSLPESVASLSRMKEILAPYMADADLTALRKALTGAIAFLRKNPLDFNGFDRAAFIRDHLTPLSKSLLAAQQALDIPVSTYRAPLRPDFTTVFSDKAFDLSAFAPNDAQKPDPLEAHLGKILFYDPFLAGDGGRSCASCHLNDRAFTDGLPFATSTDGNQDGMRNTPTILNAGLSRSTAYDLTAYTLEDRVEKVLLNPKELHTTPEAVGQKLKTVPEYVALFKKSFPTQNPTDAQMGRMAVRAISSYMRTLTSLNSPIDRFLRGEKVQVSPEAIRGFNLFMGKAKCGTCHFAPLYNGTVPPAYMEAESEVLGVPEKPLTAGATISPDLGKFALLKMDIHRHAFKTTTVRNAALTAPYMHNGVYATLDDVLDFYNRGGGAGIGISLPNQTLPPDPLNLTKDELVALRLFIESLNDTSPVTPPVRDFPPIPDGNKFTRKR
- a CDS encoding glycosyltransferase: MMFLLWALVAAYCVLFVNVLANHFYTRRIARRAKTAPEDLPRISVVIPARNEATNLLRLLPSLQAQNYPRLEVLVYDDASEDETWEVIQRYATNNLRGIRGNGPAKGWLGKPHALFQASKQATGEVLIFLDADAYLLHPNTLSLLVRQFAALPEKAYLSGLPLLTGGGLILVSLVPFLVTSLLPMNLMRLARFKSLSMMNGQFWMIRRRLYEALQPHEFAKDRILEDVEIGRYLKGNRVIPHLADIKNLISVRMYEDFKEAWLGFRKNFYLVVGGGNPFLFGLLWLFLTGLLVATWWVSPWFLLAGLVLKTLVDKISGFPLWVSLCTPISFACLSALLLDSAFSHWTGRITWKGRHV
- a CDS encoding acyltransferase; the protein is MKPEEAQLHRHILALDGFRGLAVFLVMFDHFTDMGGLLKGGTAIQRLLNGGYIGVDMFFILSGFLITGILLDTKGSQNYFSAFYARRTLRIFPLYYFVLAVAYGSAPFLSPQNNLSLTGPNSPLWYWLYVSNFGTIVKGDWLLSPYWLNLGHLWSLSIEEQFYLIWPLVVFIFPKKHLQTVCWVLVATAVSLRLYYLKTEGDYSLMAYLFTFARLNTLAIGAWLAIAFRDSVLWEQVRALRWWVFWISGVLYFSVRTYWIDGRHYEDVFAMFFFSALLVLAIQEKGAQPWKLFLQSRPLVFLGKYSYALYIYHHLLKPIFWIKLYNGILIPTFGEGWLGVIAYICIASSVTITLALLSWHLLEWPLQRLKKRFPYRPAAPTSQAATT